The genomic stretch AGCATTAATAAAGTCGCTAAAGTCGCCCAGCAATTACAGCAAATGGGCTGCTATCAAATAAGCCTTGGCGATACAGTCGGAGTCGGCACGCCGGAAGCCACTAAAGCCATGATAAACGCCGTGAGTCAGTATGTATCTGTCGATAAGTTAGCTGTTCATTTTCATGATACTTACGGCCAAGCACTGGCAAATATTTATGCCGCATTACAATTAGGGGTAAGCGTTATCGACAGTGCAGTTGCTGGATTGGGCGGCTGTCCTTATGCTCAAGGGGCTTCAGGTAATGTTGCCAGTGAAGATGTGGTGTATATGCTCAATGGATTAGGGATTGAATCTGGCGTCGATCTAAGCGAATTAATCGCCGTCGGTAATTTTATTAGTGAACGCTTAAAACGCAGCAATGGTTCGAAAGTCGCTCAGGCCTATCCTGCAGCTCAAGCCCTGTTTCAATCATTAATATGAGGTGAGAATGACAGCGCAGTCAAGCATGCCAATTTGGACACCAAGCCAAGCGCGTATTGATGGCAGTAACATCACCCGTTACCAGCAGTTTCTACGCGATGAATACAGCCTTACGTTTAGCCATTACCAGCAATTACATCAATGGAGTATCGACAATACAGCTGTATTTTGGGGTTCGTTAGTGCGTTTTTTTCAGCTTAAAGGTCACTTTAATCTTGAGCGTATATTTGTCGAAGATGACTGTTTTTATCACTGCCAATGGTTTCCTGATTCAACGCTAAATTTTGCCGAAAACCTACTGTATCCTAAAAATATAGCCGATCTCAATACCGTAATTAATAGTAACGTTAGTAATAATAAGAATAATAATAACGACAATAAATTAGCCATCATCAGTCACGGCGAAGATGGTCGCCGCAGTCAACTCAGCTATAAGCAATTACGTGATGAAGTTACTCGCGTTGCAGGCGCTATACGAGAACTCGGTATTGTAAAAGGCGATCGCGTTGCCGCTATATTACCCAACTGCAGTGAAGCCATTGTGGCGATGCTTGCCACGACGAGCATTGGTGCTATTTGGTCATCTTGTTCACCTGATTTTGGTCATCAAGGAGTATTGGATAGGTTTACCCAGATCCAACCTAAATTATTGTTCGCCTGTAACGGTTATCACTACGCTGGTAAAGCAATTAACATCACTACTAAAGTGACCGCCATTACCCACGCATTACCTGAGTTACGCCAACTCATCATCGTGCCATATCTCACAGCTGAGCAAATACAAAAATCAACTCCACCTGACCTTGCCGCTGCTAATGTCAATGCCACAGATAATCCTGCAGTTAAACACTGTCTGTGGCAATATTTTAGCGCGGCTATTCCTCGTTCATTAAGCTTTGCAGCGGTCAAATTTTCGGATCCGCTTTATATTCTCTACTCGTCTGGCACAACTGGTATGCCCAAATGCATTGTCCACAGTGTTGGCGGCACCTTATTGCAACATGTGAAAGAGCTTGCCTTACACACTGACGTTCAAGTCGATGATCGTATTTTTTATTACACTACATGTGGTTGGATGATGTGGAATTGGTTAGTCAGCAGCTTGTCTCAAGGCGCCACATTAGTGTTATTTGACGGTTCACCATTTCATCCACACAAACAGATACTGTTTGAACTCGCAGACACAGATAAAGTGTCCATATTTGGTGCCAGCGCTAAGTATTATTCCGCATGCGACAAAGCGGCATTACGACCCGTTAATGACTATGACTTGCGTCATTTAAAGACTTTATTATCCACCGGTTCGCCTTTGTCACACGAGAGCTTTGATTATATTTATCAATATATTAAAAAAGACTTATGCGTGTCGAGTATCAGCGGTGGCACTGACATTATCTCTTGCTTCACGCTCGGTATGCCAATACTGCCGGTTTATCGCGGTGAGCTACAATGTTTAGGTTTAGGTATGGATGTCGCCTTCATGCATAGCGAAGGCTCAAAACAAGTAGCAGAAGGTAAAGGGGAACTGGTTTGTCGCCAAGCCTTCCCGTCAATGCCAACCGGGTTTTGGCAAGACCCAGGTGATCGTAAATATCACCACGCTTATTTCAGTCGTTTTGATAATATCTGGGCGCATGGTGATTATGGTGAACTTATTTATCATTATATTCATCCCCAAGAAACGCTAGCCAAATCCATTCTCAGTCAAGCTGGATCGACAGTAGCTAGTGATATTACTGAAGTTACGGGTAGTACAGAGGGCAATATTGAGCAAATAGGCGTCATTATTCACGGTCGTTCGGATGCCGTATTAAA from Moritella marina ATCC 15381 encodes the following:
- a CDS encoding acetoacetate--CoA ligase — protein: MTAQSSMPIWTPSQARIDGSNITRYQQFLRDEYSLTFSHYQQLHQWSIDNTAVFWGSLVRFFQLKGHFNLERIFVEDDCFYHCQWFPDSTLNFAENLLYPKNIADLNTVINSNVSNNKNNNNDNKLAIISHGEDGRRSQLSYKQLRDEVTRVAGAIRELGIVKGDRVAAILPNCSEAIVAMLATTSIGAIWSSCSPDFGHQGVLDRFTQIQPKLLFACNGYHYAGKAINITTKVTAITHALPELRQLIIVPYLTAEQIQKSTPPDLAAANVNATDNPAVKHCLWQYFSAAIPRSLSFAAVKFSDPLYILYSSGTTGMPKCIVHSVGGTLLQHVKELALHTDVQVDDRIFYYTTCGWMMWNWLVSSLSQGATLVLFDGSPFHPHKQILFELADTDKVSIFGASAKYYSACDKAALRPVNDYDLRHLKTLLSTGSPLSHESFDYIYQYIKKDLCVSSISGGTDIISCFTLGMPILPVYRGELQCLGLGMDVAFMHSEGSKQVAEGKGELVCRQAFPSMPTGFWQDPGDRKYHHAYFSRFDNIWAHGDYGELIYHYIHPQETLAKSILSQAGSTVASDITEVTGSTEGNIEQIGVIIHGRSDAVLNPGGVRIGTAEIYRQVEKLPEIQESIAIGQQWQDDVRVILFVRLSKEVTLGSQLIRKIKHVIRSNTSPRHVPAKIIAVADIPKTISGKIVELAVRNVVHGIAVTNKDALANPEALALFANLAELQY